The genomic interval CAGAATTTGTAATGGAAACATTGCTAATTCCATCTGCTCTAATAATTTCACCTTTTTCGTTATTAAAAACGTTACTAAATATTGAATTATTTATAATTAAATTTCCACCAGGAATTTCTGTCGATACCGTTTTTCTATAATAATTAATTGCTGCTTCTTCTATATTTTTAAAAACAGTGTTGTCTATAATAATAGTATTCGCATTGTATAGTTCCATAATATCTTTATCATAAGATAAATTTAGCCCTCTATAGTTGTTTTCAAATCTAGAATTTATAAAACTTAACGTGTCTGCTTTTGTACCATTATAGGCTTTAAAAACGCTTCCTCCATTTTTATTCGTAAAGTTTTGGAAGATAATATTATCTACAAATAAATTATAAAGTCCGCCTTCTTGTTTATCAGGAGAAACAATAGCATATTTTAATTCAGAATTTACACCATCTAGAATTGCATTGCTAATATGTAGGTTTACCCCTTCATTTACCCTAAACAAATAACTAATTGGTTTTTCTAAATCTTTTTTGGCCGCTATAATGGTAGCACCGCCTTTATCTCCAACAATAGTAATATTCTTAGATACTTTAATTGATTTTTCTAAAATATACTCTCCTGTTTTTAAATTTAAAACAGAACCTGGAGACGCTTTATCAATCGCTTTTCTTAAAGTTTCTATACCAGGTTCTACGGTAATTTCTTCAGCTTTAATAATTGGAGCAACAATATTAGGTGTCCACCCCGGACCAGATCTTAACTTTAAAGCTCTTGGTAAATTGTTAGCATCCAAATTAAAAGCGCCTGCATTAAAAACTTCTCTTATATTATTATTGATATCTTTTTCTAGACTTTTACTATTTTTAGTAACCACTAACAAATCGTTATTTTTAGCAGTTGGCAGAGGAAAAGAACCTATTTCTTTCCAATCTATTTTTGTTGCATTAAAACCATTAATAACTTGTGGTGTTGCCGCATCTATATAATTATTATTGAAAGTGATTCCTGAAACGTCATCAACAAATAAAATATTTTTCCCTGGCTTGTCGTTAAAAATTAAATTGTTTGAAAAATTAGTATTTATAGGTGCCAACGTTTTTTCATCATCTTTACCTTCTCCGAAGGAAATTGGCCCAGAATTGATAATCGTATTATTCTGAATATCTACATTCTTTACTTGTTCATATCTATTTAATGGTGAATTTGGGACTCCATTCATCACGACAATTGGTCCTCTATAGCCATCTCCTAACAAACCAACAAATAAATTATTTCTGATAATATGATTAGAGTTGATTACCCTAACTCCACCTGTTTTAGAAACACCGTTTCCTAAAAAAACATTTCTTTCTACCAACGCATTATCACCATGTCTTAATGTTAACGCACCTTGGCTACCTACAAATAAATTATCTCTATAAATATTATCTCCAGATTTATTAGAAATAATTTCTATTTCACCGTCACAACTTGAAAAAATATTTTTTTCTACTAAAGTTTTAGATGATTTTTTAGAGTTTGTACTAGTACCAATTCTAATTGTTTCTCCTCCGTTTTTACCTAAATCTGGTCTTTTACCAAAAAAGTTATTATCTATTCTATGATTATTTTCTACATGTTCTTCTCCTTTAAGCCAAACCACCAAAGTAGTTCCTTCACTAATTTTACCTGTAAAGTTATTATGATCTACTCGGTTATTTTTACCCCAAATATCTACCCAATGGTCTTTTAAATTTTCTTTAGATTTAAAATAAGAAATTGTAGAATTTGTTAAGCGACAGTTATTTGCGAATATTTTAGAATCTTTTCTAAACTGAATAACCGATTTATAGGTTGTATTACCATCTTTAAACCACAAACCACTTACAATTATAAATTCTCCATAAATATTTAAAGTTGAGTTTCCTGTAATAATTACTTCTCCTGGAGTTTCTGCTTTTACTAAAATAGGATTACCTTCTTCACCTTGTCCATAAGCATGTAACTCTACATCTTCCCAAACTCCATTTTTTAATACAATTATAGTACCTGGTTTTGCCGATTTTATAGTTTTGTTATATTCTGTGATATTAGAAACTAATTTTTCTTGTGCAAAAAAACTAAAGATTCCTAAAGTAAAAAAGGTGATAAAAGTAAAGACTATGTTTTTCATAAAAAGAGAGTAATAATTTATTATAGTTATAACTAAATCAAAAAGTGAACCGTTTTTATTTTAAACGTAATATTGGTTTACCAAATTGGTTTACCAAATGTACGGTTTTTTATTAAATAAAGAAAAACTCTAAATTGATTAACTAAATAAGTGGTTTTGAATATTAAAAAAAGTTAACAAACATGCCAAATTCTGTAACTCATACTAGTAACAACAAATTTATGGGGTAAATGCTAAAAATCAACAAATGATATAACGTACAGAATAGAATAAGCCTTAACAGGTGTAAAGAATGGTAAAGCATATAAGTTATTTGTAAATTTCAAAAATATGTAACATTATACTTTTGATATAAAGCAATAAGTAATTTTAGAGGTAGGAACATCAAGTTTATTAATTAATGTGAATATGGATCCATCAAATCCAACTGCGAGGCAAACAGAAATTGTCAAAGATAATTTTATATCAAACTAGTAATAGAGATGGAAATGATCTAGCAATAGATGATATTTATGAAGGTGAAGTGGAGGATCCAAACTTAGCAATCTCAATACAACATGATGGACTAACAAAAGATAAAACAAATTCATTGAATTCCAATATAAAAGTAAGAGATAATTTACATGGAAACTTTTCATAGTATTATTAGTATGCTCCAGAGATATGATCATATCCATTAATTATAATTAACTTGAATACATTTGCGCATGGAAACAATACAGGAAGTAACTTACCTCAAACTGCGACTAAAATTTGATAACATAGTTTTCAGTATATACATTTAGTGATAATAAAAATAATAAAGGACTTGGTTAAACAAATTGACAAGAGCAAAAAATTATTGATGCAATATTAAATAGAATAACAAAAAAAATAAGCATTAATTGAAAACGTAATACAATACAAAAGATAAATTTAAACACTAATTTAATAAAGGATAATACCTTAATAGGTTTAAATAATTATAGTAAATGTCATATCTAATCTGATAAATACATATTATACTTTAGTTTGATAAATAAATACTTCTATACTGATTAAGTATATTGAACAATGATAACTTAATTATTTATCGTAAAAAAATATAGCAATTCAGTTACATAAATAAACCTAATCATAAAAATAACTTAGACTAAGTGATTTTATAAAAAAATTAATAAACATAAATATTATATGATTTTTAAGTCACTTATTTTGTTCTTCCATACAACTTAAGTAAGGCTAGTGCTCGTTTATAACGAGTACCATTACGGGTAACATATCTACCGCCAATTTGTCTTTTTGACTTTTCGGGAGAAATAACATAACAATATAAAATAGTTTATGATCAAGAATATGAGGTTTTCCTACGGTCAAAATGACAAGTTAAATAACTTTATCTTATGGATAGATTTAACAATAAATATTTTCAAGGCTAGTGCTCGTTTGCAACGAGTACCGTCACAAAATCATACACACAATTTCAGTTTATCACAAAAAAAAACCTCAATTCCGAAGAATTGAGGTTTATAGATACGGAGTTTATTCCGTATTAAAGAAAGGCGGCGACCTACTCTCCCACATAAATGCAGTACCATCGGCGCGATTGGGCTTAACTTCTCTGTTCGAGATGGGAAGAGGTGAGCCCCAATGCTATAACCACCCTAAAATTTTCAGCTAAATTGCTTCAACTGTATAAGTTGACATATGGTAAAATAATATCGTTTTTTTCGTAATAAATAAAGAGTCTGTGCTCCCGCCTTTCGGCGGGAAGCGTACATAAGTCTATGGGTTATTAGTATCACTTGGCTATGACATTACTGCCTTTACACCTATGACCTATCAACGTTGTAATCTCCAACGACCCTTTAAAGAAATCTCATCTTGTGGTGGGTTTCGCGCTTATATGCTTTCAGCGCTTATCCCTTCCCGACGTAGCTACCCTGCTATGCTTCTGGCGAAACAACAGGTACACTAGAGGTCAGTCCAACTCGGTCCTCTCGTACTAGAGTCAGATCCACGCAAATTTCTAACGCCCACAGCAGATAGAGACCGAACTGTCTCACGACGTTCTGAACCCAGCTCGCGTGCCACTTTAATGGGCGAACAGCCCAACCCTTGGGACCTTCTCCAGCCCCAGGATGTGACGAGCCGACATCGAGGTGCCAAACCCCCCCGTCGATATGAGCTCTTGGGGGAGATCAGCCTGTTATCCCCGGAGTACCTTTTATCCTTTGAGCGATGGCCCTTCCATGCGGAACCACCGGATCACTATGCTCTTGTTTCCAACCTGATCGACCTGTATGTCTCTCAGTCAAGCACCCTTATGCCATTGCACTCTACGTACGGTTACCAAGCGTACTGAGGGTACCTTTAGAAGCCTCCGTTACTCTTTTGGAGGCGACCACCCCAGTCAAACTACCCACCAAGCACTGTCCTCATCTCTGAGTTAGACTCTAGATAAGCAAAGGGTGGTATTTCAAGGACGACTCCACAACGCCTAGCGACGCCGCTTCAATGTCTCCCACCTATCCTACACATTACTTATCCAAAGCCAATACTAAGCTATAGTAAAGGTTCACGGGGTCTTTTCGTCCCGCTGCGGGTAATCGGCATCTTCACCGATACTACAATTTCACCGAGCTCATGGCTGAGACAGTGTCCAGATCGTTGCACCATTCGTGCAGGTCGGAACTTACCCGACAAGGAATTTCGCTACCTTAGGACCGTTATAGTTACGGCCGCCGTTTACTGGGGCTTCATTTCAGATCTTCGCCGAAGCTAAACCCTCCACTTAACCTTCCAGCACCGGGCAGGTGTCAGGCCTTATACATCATCTTTCAATTTAGCAAAGCCCTGTGTTTTTGATAAACAGTCGCCTGGACCTTTTCACTGCGGCCCATCCGAAGATGGGCGACCCTTCTCCCGAAGTTACGGGTCTATTTTGCCTAGTTCCTTAGCCATGAATCTCTCGAGCACCTTAGAATTCTCATCCCAACTACCTGTGTCGGTTTACGGTACGGGTTCTTATAATCTGAAGCTTAGAGGTTTTTCTTGGAAGCCCTTAGGCACGCTATCCAATTGTCCGAAGACGCTTGGTACTATCACATTTCACCTAGATCTGCGGATTTGCCTACAGTTCTAATAGCTACATGTTTCAACGAACTATTCCGTCAGTTCGCGGTGCTTTCATTACTCCGTCACCCCATCGCAATTATAAGAAGTACAGGAATATTAACCTGTTATCCATCGACTACTCCCTTCGGATTCGCCTTAGGACCCGACTAACCCTCAGCTGATTAGCATCGCTGAGGAAACCTTAGTCTTTCGGTGTGGGGGTTTCTCGCCCCCATTATCGTTACTTATGCCTACATTTTCTTTTGTAATCACTCCAGCATACCTCACAGTACACCTTCTACGCTGATTACAATGCTCCCCTACCACTAACGTGTCTTTCAACGTTAATCCATAGCTTCGGTAATATGTTTATGCCCGATTATTATCCATGCGAAATCGCTCGACTAGTGAGCTGTTACGCACTCTTTAAATGAATGGCTGCTTCCAAGCCAACATCCTAGCTGTCTAAGCAATTTCACCTCGTTTTTTCAACTTAACATATATTTGGGGACCTTAGCTGATGGTCTGGGTTCTTTCCCTCTCGGACATGGACCTTAGCACCCATGCCCTCACTGCTGAGAAACATTTTATAGCATTCGGAGTTTGTCAGGAATTGGTAGGCGGTGAAGCCCCCGCATCCAATCAGTAGCTCTACCTCTATAAAACTTTTACTCAACGCTGCACCTAAATGCATTTCGGGGAGTACGAGCTATTTCCGAGTTTGATTGGCCTTTCACCCCTACCCACAGGTCATCCAAAGACTTTTCAACGTCAACTGGTTCGGTCCTCCACTGTATGTTACTACAGCTTCAACCTGCCCATGGGTAGATCACTCGGTTTCGCGTCTACTACTACTAACTAAATCGCCCTATTCAGACTCGCTTTCGCTACGGCTCCTTGACTTAATCAATTAACCTTGCTAGAAACAGTAACTCGTAGGCTCATTATGCAAAAGGCACGCCGTCACACCATAAATGATGCTCCGACCGCTTGTAGGCGTACGGTTTCAGGTTCTATTTCACTCCCTTACTTAGGGTTCTTTTCACCTTTCCCTCACGGTACTAGTTCACTATCGGTCTCTCAGGAGTATTTAGCCTTACCGGATGGTCCCGGTGGATTCATACAGGATTACTCGTGTCCCGCACTACTCAGGGTACCACTATCTAAAATTCGCTTACTTTTACGGGACTATCACCCTCTATGGTTTGTCTTTCCAAACAATTCTAATTCACTTATCTTCGAATATCGTGGCCCTACAACCCCTATTTTGCCGTAACAAAATAGGTTTGGGCTAATCCGCGTTCGCTCGCCACTACTAACGGAATCACTATTGTTTTCTCTTCCTCCGGTTACTTAGATGTTTCAGTTCACCGGGTTTACCCCACTTACGTGGTGACATGTCTTCAACATGCCGGGTTGCCCCATTCGGATATCTACGGATCAAAAGGTATGTGCCCCTCCCCGTAGCTTTTCGCAGCTTATCACGTCCTTCGTCGTCTCTGAGAGCCTAGGCATCCGCCATACGCCCTTACTTAACTTATTGTACTTTTTGCTACAGTATGTTTCCATACTATAATGAACTCTTTTATATTTTTATAAAAAAATTATTTAATTAGATTGCTCTAATTGTTCTCTATCTATTTGATTCTTACGATATCATTTTACCAATATGTCAATGAACTTTCTTTCAATTACACAATTATCAGTTAACAATTATCAATTCAAAATTGATCAATGTTAAATGGTCATTGTTAATTGACCTGGTGGAGAATATCGGAGTCGAACCGATGACCTCTTGCGTGCAAGGCAAGCGCTCTAGCCAGCTGAGCTAATCCCCCATTATGAAATTCAGAATAAATCCTAAATTATGAATGTAGAATCCTCTTACTTCCAGAATTTCCTTAGTACTTTTTTGCTTTTTGTAGTCCCGGGCAGACTCGAACTGCCGACCTCTACATTATCAGTGTAGCGCTCTAACCAGCTGAGCTACGAGACTATAATAGCTTAAAATACTTATATTATAAAATTAACAGCAAAGAGTAAAAATGACCTTTTTTTGTAACTCACCATCTTTCTCTAGAAAGGAGGTGTTCCAGCCGCACCTTCCGGTACGGCTACCTTGTTACGACTTAGCCCTAGTTACCAGTTTTACCCTAGGCGGCTCCTTGCGGTGACCGACTTCAGGCACTCCCAGCTTCCATGGCTTGACGGGCGGTGTGTACAAGGCCCGGGAACGTATTCACCGGATCATGGCTGATATCCGATTACTAGCGATTCCAGCTTCACGGAGTCGAGTTGCAGACTCCGATCCGAACTGTGATATGGTTTATAGATTCGCTCTCTGTTGCCAGATGGCTGCTCATTGTCCATACCATTGTAGCACGTGTGTGGCCCAGGACGTAAGGGCCGTGATGATTTGACGTCATCCCCACCTTCCTCACTACTTGCGTAGGCAGTCTCGTTAGAGTCCCCAACTTTACTTGCTGGCAACTAACGACAGGGGTTGCGCTCGTTATAGGACTTAACCTGACACCTCACGGCACGAGCTGACGACAACCATGCAGCACCTTGTAATCTGTCCGAAGAAAACTCTATCTCTAAAGCTGTCAGACTACATTTAAGCCCTGGTAAGGTTCCTCGCGTATCATCGAATTAAACCACATGCTCCACCGCTTGTGCGGGCCCCCGTCAATTCCTTTGAGTTTCAGTCTTGCGACCGTACTCCCCAGGTGGGATACTTATCACTTTCGCTTAGTCACTGAGCTAATGCCCAACAACTAGTATCCATCGTTTACGGCGTGGACTACCAGGGTATCTAATCCTGTTCGCTCCCCACGCTTTCGTCCCTCAGCGTCAGTACATACGTAGTAGACTGCCTTCGCAATCGGTATTCTGTGTAATATCTATGCATTTCACCGCTACACTACACATTCTATCTACTTCCATATGACTCAAGTCAACCAGTATCAAAGGCAGTTCCATAGTTGAGCTATGGGATTTCACCTCTGACTTAATTGACCGCCTGCGGACCCTTTAAACCCAATGATTCCGGATAACGCTCGGACCCTCCGTATTACCGCGGCTGCTGGCACGGAGTTAGCCGGTCCTTATTCTTACAGTACCGTCAAGCTAGTATACATACCAGTGTTTCTTCCTGTATAAAAGAAGTTTACAACCCATAGGGCAGTCATCCTTCACGCGGCATGGCTGGGTCAGAGTTGCCTCCATTGCC from Polaribacter sejongensis carries:
- a CDS encoding polysaccharide lyase 6 family protein — its product is MKNIVFTFITFFTLGIFSFFAQEKLVSNITEYNKTIKSAKPGTIIVLKNGVWEDVELHAYGQGEEGNPILVKAETPGEVIITGNSTLNIYGEFIIVSGLWFKDGNTTYKSVIQFRKDSKIFANNCRLTNSTISYFKSKENLKDHWVDIWGKNNRVDHNNFTGKISEGTTLVVWLKGEEHVENNHRIDNNFFGKRPDLGKNGGETIRIGTSTNSKKSSKTLVEKNIFSSCDGEIEIISNKSGDNIYRDNLFVGSQGALTLRHGDNALVERNVFLGNGVSKTGGVRVINSNHIIRNNLFVGLLGDGYRGPIVVMNGVPNSPLNRYEQVKNVDIQNNTIINSGPISFGEGKDDEKTLAPINTNFSNNLIFNDKPGKNILFVDDVSGITFNNNYIDAATPQVINGFNATKIDWKEIGSFPLPTAKNNDLLVVTKNSKSLEKDINNNIREVFNAGAFNLDANNLPRALKLRSGPGWTPNIVAPIIKAEEITVEPGIETLRKAIDKASPGSVLNLKTGEYILEKSIKVSKNITIVGDKGGATIIAAKKDLEKPISYLFRVNEGVNLHISNAILDGVNSELKYAIVSPDKQEGGLYNLFVDNIIFQNFTNKNGGSVFKAYNGTKADTLSFINSRFENNYRGLNLSYDKDIMELYNANTIIIDNTVFKNIEEAAINYYRKTVSTEIPGGNLIINNSIFSNVFNNEKGEIIRADGISNVSITNSVIEDSYKVVTPVSLKGSNNSISNCLIHKSGFVKISDNAKKENLIYKNPRWDDNFLFIPSDKSPLLKVNNDVGNIGLKQ